A section of the Mangifera indica cultivar Alphonso chromosome 12, CATAS_Mindica_2.1, whole genome shotgun sequence genome encodes:
- the LOC123192085 gene encoding G-type lectin S-receptor-like serine/threonine-protein kinase At1g11330 gives MEASHVASIFQTFPEIFIWNETRPYGRTGPWNGRIFIGVEDMSSVYLGGYKVGQDDQKGTYYFSFSFPSNPLSYFVLNSEGKVVAAYKVEGKDDWIFYFAFPRTECDVYNKCGANGICNYKEKPICSCLRGFEPKNKEEWNRGIWTAGCVRRKLLQCERINKTGEVGKADEFLKMPRMKVPGFAEWSSALENGCRDTCLNNCSCIAFAYDDGIRCMTWTENLTDIQKFTRDGTNLYIRLAHSELDQKDLTVTILVPLAVGIVTVAICTFFSWRWMAKRKAMKGKKKMLQVEKGERCLKESSENIDQADFQDLPMFNFEELMIATSDFDLTNKLGRGGFGTIYRGMLNDGVEIAVKRLSNASGQGLQEFMNEVVVISKLQHRNLVRLLGCCIEREEKMLIYEYMPNKSLESFLFG, from the exons ATGGAAGCTTCTCATGTGGCCTCCATATTTCAAACATTCCCCGAAATCTTCATCTGGAATGAAACTCGACCCTATGGGCGAACAGGTCCCTGGAATGGCCGAATCTTTATTGGAGTTGAGGACATGAGTTCTGTTTATCTTGGTGGATATAAAGTTGGACAAGACGACCAAAAAGGAACTTATTATTTCAGTTTCTCGTTTCCAAGCAATCCTTTATCATACTTCGTCTTGAATTCAGAAGGAAAAGTTGTAGCAGCATATAAGGTTGAGGGGAAGGATgattggattttttattttgctttcccAAGAACTGAGTGTGACGTTTATAACAAGTGTGGGGCAAATGGAATTTGTAACTATAAGGAAAAGCCAATTTGCAGCTGTTTGAGAGGATTTGAGCCGAAGAATAAAGAGGAATGGAACAGGGGAATCTGGACTGCCGGATGTGTCAGAAGGAAACTATTGCAGTGTGAAAGGATAAACAAAACTGGTGAAGTGGGAAAAGCAGATGAGTTTTTGAAGATGCCAAGGATGAAGGTGCCTGGCTTCGCAGAATGGTCATCTGCCTTGGAAAACGGATGCAGAGACACGTGCTTGAATAATTGCTCTTGCATAGCTTTTGCATATGATGATGGCATCCGTTGTATGACATGGACGGAAAACTTGACTGACATTCAGAAATTCACCAGAGATGGGACCAATCTTTACATTCGTTTAGCGCATTCGGAACTAG ATCAGAAAGACTTGACAGTAACTATTTTAGTACCACTGGCTGTTGGAATTGTTACAGTTGCAATATGTACATTTTTCTCATGGAGGTGGATGGCGAAGCGAAAAG CAATGAAGGGAAAGAAGAAGATGCTACAAGTTGAAAAAGGGGAAAGGTGTCTAAAAGAGTCTTCTGAAAACATAGACCAAGCTGATTTCCAGGACCTGCCAATGTTCAATTTTGAGGAGCTAATGATTGCAACAAGTGATTTCGATTTAACCAACAAACTTGGACGGGGAGGTTTTGGTACGATATACAGG ggGATGTTGAACGATGGAGTGGAAATAGCAGTGAAACGGCTTTCAAACGCATCTGGGCAAGGACTTCAAGAGTTTATGAATGAGGTGGTGGTGATTTCCAAACTCCAACATAGAAATCTTGTTAGGCTACTCGGATGCTGcattgaaagagaagaaaagatgCTGATTTATGAATACATGCCAAACAAAAGTTTGGAGTCTTTTCTCTTTGGTTAG
- the LOC123193523 gene encoding G-type lectin S-receptor-like serine/threonine-protein kinase At1g11330, with the protein MEFTSKSISAAVILLLSCFHSDFGTAIDTITASHPIRDPQTIVSAGNNFKLGFFSPPNSTKRYLGIWYNLKTEIFVWVANRDNPLNDSSGIFTISDDGNLVVLNGQKEVLWSSNLQTSVANASAQLLDSGNLVLNKSNNGEKIWETFREPSDKLLANMKLTVNVQTGEKVQVISWKSPSDPSNGSFSCGLHISNIPEIFIWNETRPYGRTGPWNGRIFIGVEDMKSTYLAGSKLELDDQTGTYYVSFTFPRNPLSYFGLNSEGKLTRAAKVDGKDDWIFASVFPRSECDVYNKCGANGICNYKEKPICRCLRGFEPKNKEEWNRGIWTTGCVRRKLLKCERINKTGEVGKADGFLKMPTMKVPSFAELSSALENECGDGCLNNCSCIAYPYDAAIGCMTWRENLTDIQKFTKDGTNLYIRLAHSELDQKDLTVIILVPLVVGIVTIAICTFFSWRWMANRKGKKKMLQVEKGERYIKDSSKNIDRVNFQDLPLFNFEELMMATSNFDLANKLGRGGFGTVYRGKLKDGLEIAVKRLSNTSGQGLQEFMNEVVVISKLQHRNLVRLLGCCIEREEKMLIYEYMPNKSLDSFLFDPLKQGFIDWKKRFNIIEGISRGLVYLHRDSRLRIIHRDLKTSNILLDKNLNPKISDFGMARIFGGNQDQANTLRVVGTYGYMSPEYAMQGQFSEKSDVFSFGVLLLEMISGIKNTGFYQEEYSLTLLGYAWKLWNENNIVNFIDPVISGPCYELEIIRCIHVGLLCVQEFVKDRPNMPTVLSMLSSEMVDLPPPKQPAFIVRQNASDSESGQQNQKNCSVNIVTVTVIQGR; encoded by the exons ATGGAATTTACCAGTAAATCGATTTCAGCAGCCGTTATTCTCCTGCTGTCTTGTTTTCATTCAGATTTTGGCACAGCCATAGACACAATCACAGCTTCTCATCCTATCAGAGATCCTCAAACAATCGTCTCTGCTGGTAACAACTTCAAATTGGGATTTTTTAGCCCTCCAAATTCAACAAAGCGCTATTTAGGAATTTGGTACAAtctcaaaactgaaattttcgtATGGGTAGCAAACAGAGATAATCCACTCAATGATTCATCCGGGATTTTTACCATATCTGATGATGGTAATCTTGTTGTATTGAATGGCCAGAAAGAGGTTCTTTGGTCATCAAATCTTCAAACTTCGGTTGCTAATGCAAGTGCTCAGCTTTTAGATTCTGGAAATCTTGTGTTGAATAAAAGCAATAATGGAGAAAAAATATGGGAGACTTTCCGAGAACCTTCCGATAAGCTATTGGCGAACATGAAACTTACTGTTAATGTACAAACAGGTGAGAAAGTGCAGGTGATATCATGGAAGAGTCCTTCTGATCCATCCAATGGAAGCTTCTCATGTGGCCTCCATATTTCAAACATCCCCGAAATCTTCATCTGGAATGAAACTCGCCCCTATGGACGAACAGGTCCCTGGAATGGCCGAATCTTTATTGGAGTTGAGGACATGAAGTCTACTTATCTTGCTGGGTCTAAACTTGAACTAGACGACCAAACAGGAACTTATTATGTCAGTTTCACGTTTCCACGCAATCCTTTATCATACTTTGGATTGAATTCAGAAGGAAAATTAACTAGAGCAGCTAAGGTTGATGGGAAGGATGATTGGATTTTTGCTTCCGTTTTCCCGAGATCTGAGTGTGATGTTTATAACAAGTGTGGGGCAAATGGAATTTGTAACTATAAGGAAAAGCCAATTTGCCGCTGTTTGAGAGGATTTGAGCCGAAGAATAAAGAGGAATGGAACAGGGGAATCTGGACTACCGGATGTGTCAGAAGGAAACTATTGAAGTGTGAAAGGATAAACAAAACTGGTGAAGTGGGAAAAGCAGACGGGTTTTTGAAGATGCCAACGATGAAGGTGCCTAGCTTCGCAGAATTGTCATCTGCTTTAGAAAATGAATGCGGAGATGGGTGCTTGAATAATTGCTCTTGCATAGCTTATCCATATGATGCTGCCATCGGTTGTATGACATGGAGAGAAAACTTAACAGACATTCAGAAATTCACCAAGGATGGGACCAATCTTTACATTCGTTTAGCACATTCAGAACTTG ATCAGAAAGACTTGACGGTAATTATTTTAGTACCACTGGTAGTAGGAATTGTTACAATTGCAATATGTACATTTTTCTCATGGAGGTGGATGGCGAACCGAAAG GGAAAGAAGAAGATGCTACAAGTTGAAAAAGGGGAAAGGTATATAAAAGATTCTTCTAAAAACATAGACCGAGTTAATTTCCAGGACCTGCCATTGTTCAATTTTGAGGAACTAATGATGGCAACAAGTAATTTCGATTTAGCCAACAAACTTGGACGGGGAGGTTTTGGTACGGTATACAGG ggGAAGTTGAAAGATGGACTGGAAATAGCAGTGAAACGGCTTTCAAACACATCTGGACAAGGACTTCAAGAGTTTATGAATGAGGTGGTGGTGATTTCCAAACTCCAACATAGAAATCTTGTTAGGCTACTCGGATGCTGcattgaaagagaagaaaagatgCTGATTTATGAATACATGCCAAACAAAAGTTTGGattcttttctctttg ACCCTCTCAAGCAAGGATTTATTGATTGGAAAAAACGTTTCAATATCATTGAAGGAATAAGCCGAGGGTTGGTTTATCTTCATAGGGACTCTCGATTACGGATCATACATAGAGATCTGAAGACAAGCAACATCTTGTTGGATAAAAATTTGAACccaaaaatttcagattttggtATGGCAAGAATTTTCGGAGGCAACCAAGATCAAGCCAACACTTTGAGGGTTGTTGGGACGTA TGGTTACATGTCTCCGGAATATGCAATGCAAGGGCAATTCTCAGAGAAATCTGATGTCTTCAGCTTTGGAGTATTGTTATTAGAGATGATTAGTGGCATAAAAAACACAGGTTTTTATCAGGAAGAGTATTCTTTGACTCTTCTAGGCTAT GCATGGAAACTATGGAATGAAAACAACATTGTCAATTTTATTGATCCGGTGATATCTGGTCCATGCTATGAATTGGAGATCATAAGATGCATTCATGTGGGATTGTTGTGTGTACAGGAATTTGTGAAAGATAGGCCAAACATGCCGACTGTTTTATCCATGCTTAGTAGTGAAATGGTTGATCTTCCCCCTCCGAAGCAACCAGCATTCATTGTAAGGCAGAATGCCTCTGATTCGGAGTCCGGTCAACAGAACCAGAAAAATTGTTCTGTCAACATTGTTACTGTGACTGTTATCCAAGGCCGATAG